A stretch of Aedes aegypti strain LVP_AGWG chromosome 2, AaegL5.0 Primary Assembly, whole genome shotgun sequence DNA encodes these proteins:
- the LOC5567023 gene encoding heat shock protein 67B2, which translates to MSHLLIIPLTSRLAMSISLSSLVVVVLIVGPYLCFASNDLCVENKFLPSCISPCLVATYEEIIDLPNHPEKLLIDVRKPEEISCTGSIPTSINIPLAFVGQALLLSAEEFQCKYGRPKPCYSDPIIFTCREGNRAGEAANVAFKMGYTNVKNYVGSWAEYGAKHGLPIVCPC; encoded by the exons ATGAGCCATTTGTTGATCATCCCCCTAACAAGTAGACTCGCAATGTCCATTTCGTTAAGCTCGTTGGTGGTGGTGGTCCTAATTGTGGGACCATACCTGTGCTTCGCAAGCAACGACCTATGCGTTGAGAACAAGTTTCTTCCGAGCTGTATCAGTCCGTGCTTGGTGGCCACTTACGAAGAAATCATAGACTTGCCCAATCATCCCGAAAAGCTGCTGATCGATGTCCGTAAACCGGAGGAGATAAGTTGCACCGGATCCATACCGACAAGCATCAATATTCCTC TGGCCTTCGTTGGACAAGCGTTGCTCCTTAGTGCGGAAGAATTCCAGTGCAAATACGGAAGGCCGAAGCCCTGCTACAGCGATCCCATCATCTTCACGTGTCGAGAGGGTAACCGAGCAGGAGAGGCCGCCAACGTTGCCTTCAAGATGGGATATACTAA tGTCAAAAACTACGTAGGATCATGGGCGGAATATGGAGCGAAGCATGGTTTACCTATCGTCTGTCCTTGCTGA